One Oryza glaberrima chromosome 10, OglaRS2, whole genome shotgun sequence DNA segment encodes these proteins:
- the LOC127785593 gene encoding uncharacterized protein LOC127785593 gives MRPAATATAALRLRAAFLSPPPPPAASAAAASRLLPRRPTASILLLPLRRLCSVPPHAVGAAGTGSSSQPSPVMDAQFESFRAQLDESSTLRDRIRAVVSEVESASRVASAALLLVHQPVHLADVLGKAKAQVEVIKGLYSRLAEILKECPGQYYRYHGDWRSETQAVVSMLAFMHWLETGGLLMHAEAQEKLGLSSGEFGLDVEDYLTGLCFMSNDFPRYVVNRVTAGDYDCPRKVLTFLTDLHASFRMLNLRNDFLRKKFDGMKYDLRRVEEVYYDVKIRGLVPGESKQEAA, from the exons atgAGACccgcagccaccgccaccgccgcgctccgACTCCGAGccgccttcctctcccctcctcctcctcccgccgcctccgccgccgcagcttcgaggctcctccctcgccggcccaccgcctccatcctcctcctccccctgcgCCGCCTCTGCTCCGTCCCTCCCCACGCGGTAGGCGCCGCCGGCACCGGAAGCAGCTcgcagccgtcgccggtgatggaCGCGCAGTTCGAGTCCTTCCGCGCGCAGCTCGACGAGTCCTCCACGCTCCGCGACCGCATCCGCGCCGTCGTCTCCGAGGTCGAGTCCGCCTCccgcgtcgcctccgccgcgctcctcctcgtccaCCAGCCCGTCCACCTCGCAG ATGTGCTCGGGAAGGCGAAGGCGCAGGTGGAGGTGATCAAGGGGCTCTACTCGCGGCTCGCCGAGATCCTCAAGGAGTGCCCGGGCCAGTACTACAG GTACCACGGCGATTGGAGGAGCGAGACGCAGGCGGTGGTGTCGATGCTCGCCTTCATGCACTGGCTTGAGACCGGCGGCCTCCTCATGCACGCCGAGGCCCAGGAGAAGCTAGGAT TGAGCTCCGGGGAGTTTGGTCTGGATGTTGAAGATTACCTTACTG GACTGTGCTTCATGTCCAACGATTTC CCGAGATATGTAGTGAATCGTGTCACTGCTGGAGACTATGACTGTCCAAGAAAGGTGTTGACATTTCTGACAGACCTTCATGCTTCATTTAGGATGCTGAACCTGCGCAATGACTTTCTGCGTAAGAAGTTTGATG GGATGAAGTATGATTTGAGGAGGGTAGAGGAGGTGTATTATGATGTGAAGATTCGAGGACTTGTACCAGGGGAGTCCAAACAAGAGGCAGCTTAG